A section of the Pseudanabaena mucicola str. Chao 1806 genome encodes:
- the crtD gene encoding C-3',4' desaturase CrtD, which yields MLSKNQQKIIVVGAGIGGLTAAALLAKRGYEVIVYDLALVAGGCASTFKRRGFTFDVGATQVAGLESGGIHDRIFRELEIELPEATHCDPACAVFLPNESEPINVWRDRQKWQHERQRQFPNSEPFWQFLEDLFWRSWRFQSRDPILPPRNLWDTWQLIKALRIDTLATVPYTFSTVGDALRGFGLANDQRLRTFLDLQLKLYSQVNAEETALLYAATALAVSQTPLGLFHLQGSMQVLSDRLIASIERDGGKVLMQHRISEIKEKGKSKKVKVESLRTSETFWDEADHVVANVTVNNFVQLLGDAIPQSYIQRVKNLKPASVAFVVYLGVDRAAIPEDCPPHLQFLEAYESSPIDKPHSLFVSVSKQGDGRAPEGKATIIASEFTNLEIWDGDDDYFMLKQKFTERAIAQLSAYFHLNEQTIIHIESATPQTFERYTGRDRGIVGGVGMRVSTFGPFGFANRTPLKNIWLVGDSTHPGEGTAGVSYSALTVVRQIVQLQ from the coding sequence GTGCTTAGTAAAAATCAACAGAAAATAATTGTAGTCGGGGCGGGCATCGGTGGCTTAACGGCAGCCGCTTTATTGGCAAAGCGTGGTTACGAAGTAATTGTTTACGATCTAGCCCTAGTTGCAGGAGGTTGTGCATCAACATTTAAGCGAAGAGGCTTTACTTTTGATGTCGGTGCAACGCAGGTAGCAGGATTAGAATCTGGGGGCATTCATGATCGCATTTTTCGCGAATTAGAAATTGAACTTCCCGAAGCAACCCATTGCGATCCAGCCTGTGCCGTATTTCTGCCTAATGAAAGCGAACCGATTAATGTCTGGCGCGATCGCCAAAAGTGGCAACACGAGCGTCAAAGACAATTTCCGAATAGCGAACCATTTTGGCAGTTTCTCGAAGATTTATTTTGGCGGAGTTGGCGCTTCCAGAGCCGTGATCCCATTTTGCCACCACGCAATCTATGGGATACATGGCAGTTAATTAAAGCCTTACGCATTGACACCTTAGCAACAGTCCCCTATACCTTTTCGACAGTGGGTGATGCCTTGCGTGGCTTTGGATTAGCCAATGACCAAAGATTACGCACCTTTCTCGATTTACAGTTAAAACTCTATTCACAGGTCAACGCCGAAGAGACAGCTTTACTCTATGCTGCAACCGCGCTAGCAGTTTCTCAAACTCCTTTAGGTCTATTCCATCTTCAAGGCAGTATGCAGGTATTGAGCGATCGCCTGATTGCCAGTATTGAGCGAGATGGAGGGAAGGTATTAATGCAGCATCGGATTAGTGAGATTAAGGAAAAAGGAAAAAGCAAAAAGGTAAAGGTCGAAAGCCTCAGAACATCAGAAACTTTCTGGGATGAAGCAGATCATGTGGTGGCTAATGTGACAGTGAATAATTTTGTGCAACTCTTAGGCGATGCGATACCTCAGAGCTATATTCAGCGAGTGAAGAATCTCAAACCTGCTTCCGTTGCTTTTGTGGTCTATTTGGGAGTAGATCGTGCTGCAATTCCCGAAGACTGCCCACCACATTTGCAGTTTCTAGAAGCATATGAAAGCTCCCCTATTGATAAACCTCATTCTCTATTTGTCTCAGTGAGTAAGCAAGGGGATGGACGCGCCCCTGAAGGTAAGGCAACAATCATTGCTTCCGAATTTACAAATTTAGAAATTTGGGATGGCGATGATGACTATTTTATGCTCAAGCAGAAATTTACAGAACGAGCGATCGCTCAACTGAGTGCATATTTTCATCTGAATGAGCAAACTATAATTCATATAGAATCCGCAACTCCACAAACTTTTGAACGATATACAGGACGAGATCGCGGCATCGTTGGAGGTGTAGGAATGCGTGTCTCTACCTTTGGTCCTTTTGGTTTTGCCAACCGCACTCCCCTCAAAAATATTTGGCTAGTTGGCGACTCCACGCATCCAGGGGAAGGAACCGCAGGGGTAAGTTATTCAGCACTAACTGTGGTCAGACAAATAGTGCAGCTACAGTGA